The Deltaproteobacteria bacterium genome contains the following window.
GTCATGGAAGGGCCGCTGACCAGGATATTAAGCAAATCGGTGCGGGTTATGACCCCCACGACCTTTCCTTGCTCGACTACCGGCAGGATCCTCTGTTTGTTCTCGATAATGAATTCCTGGATTTGAAAAAGAGAGGCCTCCGGTTCGACGGTCGAAAATTCAGTAGTCATATATTCCCGGACGGCCAACTCCTTCAGTCCATGAAAGATGGCCTTTTCGATCACCTGTCTGGTAATCAACCCCAAAAGTTTATCCCCGGCCATCACCAACAGGACATTGATGTTATAACGGGTCAAAAGTTCATTGGCATGTTCGATGGTCTCATCAGGTGGAACCGATTTTACCGGGAAGGTCATCATGTCCCGGGCCTTCCGCTGGGGGTTGATCCGGCGTTTGAGCTGGGCTATGAGTGATTCTTCCACCTGGACCAGGGTCTGATCTTTGATCGTGGCCGAGGCCGCAAAGGGATGTCCCCCTCCACCGAAGGCCAAAAGGATCTCCCCGACATTTATTTCCCGAATCCGGCTTCGGGCGACCAGATAAACACGGTCTTCCATCCGGGCCAGGGCAAAAAGACAGTTGAGGTTTTCCATCTCCATCATTTTGTGGACCAGGACAGCGAAGTCACCGACATAGGTATCGATGGAGGCCTTGGCAGTGACGATCTCAACGTTGTTGATTCTCTGCCGGGTGGCCGATTCCAGAAGTTGATTCAACAAAGAAACCTGTTCGACGGTCAATTCACGGGTCAGCATATCGGAAATCAAATTCAGATTGGCCCCTTGCTGAAGAAGGTAGGCTGCGGCCTGAAAATCCTCCGGGGTGGTGGAAGCGAAGGTGAAGGAGCCGGTATCCTCGTAAATGCCCAGGGCCATTACAGTGGCCTCGTCCGATGTCAGGGAGATATTCTTACCTTGGAGGATTTGGGTCATCAGGGTGGTAGTGGCCCCCACCGGCCGGATAATCTCCTGACTGCCTTTGATATCGTTTTCAGCCGAAGGGTGATGATCGTATATATGGATATCCAGATCAGCTCGATTCAGGATTTCGGCAAACCGGCCGATGCGGTCGCTTTGCCGGGTGTCCACCAGGATCAATCGCTTGATCCGTTCCAGGGGTACTTGTTTGATTTTGGTAAAATTATACAGATAGACCGTCGATTGCAGGAAGAAATTACGCAGGTTTTGTTCTTGAGAACCGGGGAAGACCAGCCAGGCCTCTGGATAAAGCTTTTTGGCCGCCATCATGGATGCCAGGCCGTCAAAGTCGGTATTGAGATGAGTGGTGATGACCTCGATACCTTTCTCTTCCGGGGTCTCGGAATAGGTGCCTGCGGGAGAGGAATTCATTAACCAATCAAGCTCGGGGATGATATCTCCGATAGACTTCTCGGAGGTGTTCGGTGGTTACCAGAGTGTAGATCTGGGTGGTTGAAATATCGGCATGGCCCAACATGGTTTGAATGGAACGGAGATCAGCTCCGCCTTCCAGAAGATGGGTGGCAAAGGTATGCCTCAGGGTATGGGGGGAGATCGTCTTGGTGATCCCGGCCTGTCGGCCGTATTGGCGAAGGATCTTCCAGAAACCCTGTCTCGATAAGCGACCTCCCCGGTTGTTGACAAAGACCCAGGGGGTAAGGTGATCTTTGAGCAGGAGGTTACGTCCTTTTTGCAAGTATTCCATCAGGCTGCCGGATGCGGTCTTTCCGATGGGGACCAGTCGTTCTTTGGAACCCTTACCCATGGTGCGGATAAGGTGGGCCTCCAACTCCAACTGGTCAAGGGTCAAGGCGATTAATTCGGAGACCCGTAAACCGGTGGCATAGAGGACCTCCAGCATGGCCCCATCTCTAAGCCCTCGAGGCGAATCGGCCTTGGGTTGATGGAGCAGGGTCTCCACTTCCATCTCCGAAAGGGTCTTTGGCAAGGTTCTTTTGGGTTTGGGTCCTTGCAAGGGCAGGGCCGGATTGTCTTTGCGCAAGGCTTCTTCCTGGAGAAATCGATAAAACGATTTGAGGGCCGAAAGGATCCGGGCCTGGGTGCGGCCGGATAACTTTCGAGACCGCAAAGTCCCTAAGTATTCGTAAAGGGTCCCGGAATGGGTCTGGGAAAGGTCGGTAATGTCTTTGGATTTCAAAAAATGAAAGTATTGGATTAAATCACGGCTGTAAGCCTCCAGAGTATTTGGAGAAAGCCCTTTTTCAACCACCAGAAAATTTAAGAAACGATCCAGAATCAAATCCATCATAATACCTAACCAAAAATAGATACAGAGCTAAAGAATAAAAATATATCAGAAATCGGCTTTGCTGTCAAGAAAAGTGTAATTTCTATGGGTTAGAAAGGACCATCAATCCGGATGAGGCAGTCTGTCCATTGTTGAAATTATTGCCGGGGAAAAAGAAAAACCGGTTTATCAGGGCAGGGAGATTATATAATCATGTGATAACGGTCTGCGATGAGACCAGCGCCGAGCAATGTCCCTTCTTTCCCGGGATCACGACCAGACTCCATTGGAGCTTTGCCGATCCCTCCGGTTTTAGCGGAACTTACGAAGAAAAATTGGATCATATCGCACGGCCCGCAACCGGTAGCCCCGAAATCAATCAGGCTCGGTTTGCCCGCATCTGGGGCATCCCGGTCCTAATACTTTGATTTCCATAATAATGCCTCCTTACTCAGCACTCTTTTCTGAAGAATGGTTATCCTTGCATATCGTACATAACAAATCCTTGGGTTCGTAGGACTTGCTTTCAAACTGGAGAATAGGATGGTCGATGTTGAATTTGTTCAGGAGCAAGACCCTTACTTTTTTGGCTAATTCGTCGACCTGGCAGAGCATCTGATCCGGTACAATGACATGGGCTGCCAGGGCGATGATCCCGGAAGAGGGATTCCAGACATGAAGGTGATGAAGACTTTCGATACCCTCCAATGCCTCAACTTCCTGTTGGATGATCTTTAAATCGATGCCAGGTGGCGTGGCATTCATTAAAATGAGCATGGCTTCTTTTAATATTCCCCAGCCGTTGTAAAGAATCAGGACCACAATAATCCAGGAGACGATGGGGTCCAGCCAATACCAGGGTCGAAACAGCCAGATTAGCCCTAAGACGGCCACCCCCAGGGAGGTCAGGGCATCGGTCAACATGTGGAGGAAAGCCCCGCGCATATTAAGGTTCTCTTCGGCCCCGGCATGGAGCATCCAGGTAGAGATCCCATTGGCGATAAAACCCAGGAGGGCCGCCCAGATGACTATATTCCCCTGGATGACCGTTGGATTGTTCAAACGAATCCAGCCTTCAACGGCAATATAAAGAGCGGCCCCGAAGAGAAGGGCTACATTGAAGACCGCGGCCATGACCTCCACCCGCCGGTAGCCAAAGGTCAGGGAAAGGGTAGGCCCCCGTTTCCCGATTTTTAAGGCCACATAACTGATCAGAATGGAGGCGAAATCCATCAGGTTATGCAGGGCATCGCTGACCAGGGCCATGCTGCCTGCTATAATCCCGGCAATAATCTGAACGGCCGGGATCAGCAGGTTCATGATCATGGTGATGAACAGGCGTTTAGCCCAAGAAGTTTCATCGTTATGATTATGGTTATGATGAGGGTCCATTTTTTAATACTTGTTGACTATATGAGTAAATAGTAATTTAAGTCGGAAAAATTTTTATATTTGGGTCATTAAATGATGCTGTTCCCGTGCCTGG
Protein-coding sequences here:
- a CDS encoding cation transporter; this encodes MDPHHNHNHNDETSWAKRLFITMIMNLLIPAVQIIAGIIAGSMALVSDALHNLMDFASILISYVALKIGKRGPTLSLTFGYRRVEVMAAVFNVALLFGAALYIAVEGWIRLNNPTVIQGNIVIWAALLGFIANGISTWMLHAGAEENLNMRGAFLHMLTDALTSLGVAVLGLIWLFRPWYWLDPIVSWIIVVLILYNGWGILKEAMLILMNATPPGIDLKIIQQEVEALEGIESLHHLHVWNPSSGIIALAAHVIVPDQMLCQVDELAKKVRVLLLNKFNIDHPILQFESKSYEPKDLLCTICKDNHSSEKSAE
- the xerD gene encoding site-specific tyrosine recombinase XerD, with product MDLILDRFLNFLVVEKGLSPNTLEAYSRDLIQYFHFLKSKDITDLSQTHSGTLYEYLGTLRSRKLSGRTQARILSALKSFYRFLQEEALRKDNPALPLQGPKPKRTLPKTLSEMEVETLLHQPKADSPRGLRDGAMLEVLYATGLRVSELIALTLDQLELEAHLIRTMGKGSKERLVPIGKTASGSLMEYLQKGRNLLLKDHLTPWVFVNNRGGRLSRQGFWKILRQYGRQAGITKTISPHTLRHTFATHLLEGGADLRSIQTMLGHADISTTQIYTLVTTEHLREVYRRYHPRA